A region from the Roseovarius sp. S88 genome encodes:
- a CDS encoding ATPase, T2SS/T4P/T4SS family: MSLSYLQTSLDRIDAAARDDVIEICINPDGSCWGEFQGDHFMRKLDQKLTATEVNDLGNQIASSANTTMSKDRPIVSVSITYKGRPIRAQVITPPAVLSAMSISLRFFSSLPLDGIVLDFLYGKERKLEELRLEKTRELREVVAAGVIDNALAFCVENKLNMIVSGGTSTGKTVAARKILSHVPSEERIVTIEEAAELLPTQPNAVTLIANRDAEFQTADVLLTATLRMRPDRIILGEVRGKEAMTFLEAINTGHGGSMTTLHAETPQLAVQRLAIAALKTEIPMTYADMIQYIENSIDVIIQAGRHDGKRGITEFYLPGAPEIGASL; this comes from the coding sequence ATGTCGCTGAGCTATCTCCAGACCTCGCTTGATCGGATCGACGCCGCCGCCCGCGACGATGTCATCGAGATCTGCATCAACCCCGATGGCAGCTGCTGGGGAGAATTCCAAGGCGATCACTTCATGAGAAAGCTGGATCAGAAGCTGACCGCCACAGAGGTGAACGACCTCGGCAACCAGATTGCATCCTCCGCCAATACCACGATGAGCAAGGACCGCCCTATCGTCTCGGTCTCGATCACCTACAAGGGCCGCCCGATCCGAGCTCAGGTGATTACCCCGCCCGCCGTGCTCTCTGCCATGTCGATAAGCTTGCGGTTCTTCTCGAGCCTGCCACTCGATGGGATCGTGCTCGATTTCCTCTATGGTAAGGAGCGCAAGCTCGAAGAACTGCGCCTCGAGAAAACCCGCGAACTGCGCGAGGTCGTGGCCGCTGGTGTGATCGACAATGCCCTCGCCTTCTGCGTCGAGAACAAGCTCAACATGATCGTTTCGGGTGGCACCTCCACTGGCAAGACCGTGGCTGCGCGCAAGATCCTCTCGCACGTGCCATCCGAGGAACGCATCGTCACCATCGAGGAAGCCGCCGAGCTTCTGCCGACCCAACCGAATGCTGTCACCCTCATCGCCAATCGCGACGCCGAATTCCAGACAGCCGATGTCCTGCTCACAGCAACCCTGCGCATGCGCCCCGACCGGATCATCCTGGGCGAGGTGCGCGGCAAGGAGGCCATGACCTTCCTTGAAGCAATCAACACGGGCCATGGCGGGTCCATGACCACCCTACATGCCGAAACCCCGCAACTGGCCGTGCAGCGGCTCGCGATCGCGGCGCTCAAGACCGAGATCCCGATGACCTATGCCGACATGATTCAATACATCGAGAACTCCATCGACGTGATCATCCAGGCCGGTCGCCACGACGGCAAACGTGGCATCACCGAATTCTACCTCCCCGGCGCACCCGAAATCGGAGCTTCCCTATGA
- a CDS encoding TrbI/VirB10 family protein — MSDTGNADLEKRLAALEQGKGTSSPPAPRRSPLLALVVVLVIGAGGALLYLLSQPEEEEALPTATPDVFQSEGDGFGAIETLPPPEPEVVLVAPEPVEPNAELLAQLAALQAQIEELRNAPEPVVEEDSAAAEAIDALTAQIAALQSASEAAQQQFRDELTERDRELEQLRMDLELAQLEANRPAPAPLGPSEDELRAREEERLRREEEARRLAELERRAAEERAFQERRITSPTIAFGGTSGANETALTERTFGEVTDFVLNGALPTSVTQAEVIANPSNTIIQGTMIQAVMETALDSSLPGQTRAVVSEDVYSVDGARLLIPRGSRLIGRYRSGVDIAQRRVTIAWDRIILPDNQTVQISSFGGDELGRSGVTGFVDTRFDERFGSAALISLISAAPSAAAANLQDETSADVLEDVGDDLADATDSVIGDYLSIGPVIYVDQGAHVTVMVDRDLEIF; from the coding sequence ATGAGCGATACCGGAAACGCAGACCTCGAAAAACGCCTCGCCGCCCTCGAGCAGGGCAAAGGCACGAGCTCACCCCCGGCCCCACGGCGCTCGCCGCTGCTCGCACTGGTCGTCGTCCTCGTGATCGGCGCGGGCGGAGCATTGCTCTATCTCCTATCCCAACCCGAGGAAGAAGAGGCCCTGCCCACGGCCACGCCCGACGTGTTCCAAAGCGAAGGCGATGGGTTCGGCGCCATCGAAACCCTTCCGCCACCGGAGCCCGAAGTCGTTTTGGTCGCGCCGGAACCGGTGGAACCGAACGCAGAACTTCTGGCGCAGCTCGCAGCCCTTCAGGCCCAGATCGAGGAATTGCGCAATGCGCCGGAACCGGTGGTCGAAGAAGACTCGGCTGCCGCCGAAGCCATCGATGCGCTGACAGCGCAGATCGCGGCGCTGCAGTCCGCGTCGGAAGCCGCGCAGCAGCAGTTCCGAGACGAGCTCACAGAGCGGGACCGGGAATTGGAACAACTCCGCATGGACCTCGAACTTGCCCAACTCGAAGCCAATCGCCCTGCCCCCGCGCCCTTAGGCCCCAGTGAGGACGAGTTGCGCGCGCGAGAAGAAGAGCGACTGCGCCGCGAGGAAGAAGCAAGGCGATTGGCGGAACTTGAGCGCCGCGCGGCCGAAGAACGTGCGTTTCAGGAACGCCGCATCACCTCGCCCACCATCGCCTTTGGCGGCACCTCAGGCGCAAATGAAACCGCGCTGACCGAGCGGACCTTTGGGGAAGTGACGGATTTTGTGCTGAACGGCGCGCTGCCGACGTCCGTGACGCAGGCCGAGGTGATCGCCAATCCCTCTAACACCATCATCCAGGGCACCATGATCCAGGCCGTCATGGAAACCGCCCTCGACAGCTCCCTGCCCGGCCAGACCCGTGCCGTTGTCTCCGAAGATGTCTACAGCGTCGATGGCGCGCGCCTTTTGATCCCCCGTGGCTCTCGCCTTATCGGACGCTATCGCTCCGGCGTCGATATCGCGCAGCGCCGCGTCACCATCGCCTGGGACCGGATCATCCTGCCTGACAATCAGACCGTCCAGATCAGTTCATTCGGGGGCGATGAACTTGGCCGTTCCGGTGTGACGGGTTTTGTCGACACGCGCTTTGACGAGCGCTTTGGCTCGGCAGCGTTGATTTCGCTGATTTCTGCCGCGCCAAGCGCCGCCGCGGCAAACCTACAGGACGAGACCTCCGCGGACGTGCTCGAAGACGTGGGCGATGATCTTGCCGATGCCACGGACAGCGTCATAGGCGACTACCTCTCGATCGGCCCCGTCATCTATGTCGACCAGGGCGCGCATGTCACCGTCATGGTCGACCGCGATCTGGAAATATTCTGA
- a CDS encoding DUF4357 domain-containing protein: MCCTGRVRGAHRDRLCPTKLWQLEGKAHLRRDSSRGWQPKKLRFTKPWSFNSPSAAAAVVLDRNSNGRLEWKVKGSKQTYHDWQQAEASAST; this comes from the coding sequence ATTTGTTGTACTGGAAGGGTCCGAGGCGCTCACCGAGACCGGCTATGTCCAACAAAGCTATGGCAGCTTGAAGGAAAAGCTCATCTCAGACGGGATTCTAGTCGCGGATGGCAACCAAAAAAACTCAGATTCACGAAACCTTGGTCGTTCAATAGTCCATCAGCCGCTGCTGCTGTCGTCTTGGATCGCAACAGCAACGGACGCCTAGAGTGGAAGGTCAAAGGATCGAAGCAGACCTACCATGACTGGCAACAAGCTGAAGCTAGCGCCTCGACCTGA
- a CDS encoding DUF4177 domain-containing protein codes for MKTFEYEILSFPMTRKTSLADMQASLNAKGAEGWEVVSISSSEFANVGHTVFLKRETTPAGAAA; via the coding sequence ATGAAGACCTTTGAATATGAAATCCTCAGTTTCCCCATGACCCGTAAGACTAGCCTCGCTGACATGCAGGCCAGCCTGAATGCCAAAGGTGCAGAAGGCTGGGAGGTAGTGTCGATCAGCTCCTCGGAATTCGCCAACGTGGGACACACTGTCTTCCTGAAGCGGGAAACCACACCCGCCGGAGCCGCGGCATGA
- a CDS encoding N-6 DNA methylase yields the protein MNTNQIPRSTLAILDAEEGKKRLTEDVLALADALAQSTGQTILCVPDGLMYRGVGVEPLVREALVASGRLKGVLAVPGGMIFPNTMMDTDVLVLTSSNMDGSKVRMLDLSHPIFSGRTVRGRPEILPGTNWARYLEESTATDETFAKDVSLEEIKEKDFILSINRYLLPPAAVALEGFLERSRTIELQDAVELIRPLSLGKAEDGEFTIFEASPADVSQHGLLTQPHKISTLERAQMRKARNQRLLPGDVILSVKGTIGTASLVPADAPTSDEDGFWTAGQSFMILRPKRGGVSGVVLYEYLANPTVVEALRTLAGGSAIQSIAIKDLKAFRVPIPSEEEAERAELTFKQRQERHAQIEAILAEIEAERTSSWPSRELNRDMP from the coding sequence ATGAATACCAACCAGATTCCGCGAAGCACACTTGCGATATTGGACGCGGAAGAGGGAAAAAAGCGCCTAACCGAAGATGTGCTCGCTTTAGCCGATGCGCTAGCACAGTCGACCGGCCAAACCATCCTTTGTGTGCCAGATGGGCTAATGTATCGAGGCGTTGGCGTTGAGCCCCTAGTGCGCGAAGCACTCGTTGCATCCGGTCGCTTGAAAGGCGTCCTCGCGGTTCCTGGCGGCATGATTTTCCCAAACACAATGATGGACACCGATGTTTTGGTTCTCACCTCTTCCAACATGGATGGTTCCAAGGTCAGAATGCTCGATCTTTCTCATCCAATCTTCTCTGGAAGGACAGTTAGGGGTCGCCCTGAAATACTGCCCGGTACGAACTGGGCCCGCTACTTGGAGGAAAGCACCGCAACCGATGAAACCTTCGCCAAGGACGTCTCACTCGAGGAGATCAAAGAGAAAGACTTCATCCTGAGCATCAACCGGTATCTGCTCCCGCCAGCGGCAGTCGCACTTGAAGGCTTCCTAGAGCGCTCGCGCACGATTGAGTTGCAAGATGCGGTCGAACTGATCCGCCCTCTAAGTTTGGGCAAAGCAGAAGATGGAGAATTCACTATCTTCGAGGCATCGCCCGCTGATGTGAGCCAGCATGGCCTCCTGACACAACCGCACAAAATATCAACGCTAGAACGTGCACAAATGCGCAAGGCTCGAAACCAACGGTTGCTTCCTGGCGATGTCATCTTGTCCGTGAAAGGTACGATCGGCACGGCAAGCCTCGTCCCCGCCGATGCGCCGACAAGTGACGAAGATGGGTTTTGGACGGCAGGTCAATCCTTCATGATCCTGCGCCCGAAACGCGGGGGAGTTTCCGGTGTGGTTCTCTATGAATACCTGGCAAATCCAACGGTTGTTGAGGCGCTGCGCACACTTGCTGGCGGCTCAGCGATACAATCCATCGCTATCAAAGACCTGAAGGCCTTCCGAGTTCCAATCCCCTCCGAAGAAGAAGCCGAACGCGCAGAACTCACATTCAAGCAGAGGCAAGAGCGGCATGCTCAGATCGAGGCAATCTTGGCCGAGATTGAAGCCGAGCGAACAAGCTCCTGGCCGAGCAGAGAGTTGAACCGAGACATGCCCTGA
- a CDS encoding type IV secretion system protein, protein MSVVTYFVETSQGYLDTAAETQFGSVAATVGTLMVLGTTLVVILVFLNMIYQYKAMDGRTAFWLAVKIGLIGIFATNWVQFNALSAAILAGIDSIAGALVASVGGGTPGPSGTFAEEFDRLIAELGDYLNAAGSELNWMAGAMLDIVGVLLLSILGGLAAFILVASRLMIALLIGIAPVMIFLTLFEVTKDYFARWLSALVSFALYPIVVAGVFATITGVSSALIGELGDPEGASNIGALIPFFMMVLMAKGFIIATPFIVRAISGNIMMPALSGGLVGGYSFARAAMGSQQAYNRYLIGGSSGAEYAALRTRQFFGVQQMPVRQGIGQTGQASGTGSPGAGSQMLAQLARLGRLGRR, encoded by the coding sequence ATGAGCGTCGTCACCTACTTCGTTGAAACCTCCCAGGGCTATCTCGACACCGCCGCAGAAACCCAGTTCGGATCGGTAGCGGCGACAGTCGGCACGCTTATGGTTTTGGGAACAACGCTCGTGGTGATCCTCGTCTTCCTGAACATGATCTACCAATACAAGGCGATGGACGGCCGGACAGCCTTCTGGCTCGCGGTCAAGATCGGGCTCATCGGGATATTCGCTACCAACTGGGTCCAGTTCAACGCGCTTTCCGCCGCTATCCTGGCGGGCATCGACAGCATTGCGGGTGCGCTCGTGGCTTCGGTCGGTGGTGGAACCCCGGGTCCCTCCGGTACTTTCGCCGAAGAATTCGACCGGCTAATCGCGGAACTGGGCGACTATCTCAACGCCGCCGGGTCCGAGCTGAACTGGATGGCTGGCGCCATGCTCGACATTGTCGGGGTCCTCTTGCTCTCGATACTCGGCGGGCTGGCCGCCTTCATCCTTGTGGCATCCCGCCTGATGATCGCACTTCTAATCGGGATCGCGCCGGTGATGATCTTCCTCACCCTCTTCGAGGTGACTAAAGATTACTTCGCACGCTGGCTGTCGGCACTGGTTTCGTTCGCACTCTACCCAATCGTCGTGGCAGGCGTGTTCGCAACAATCACAGGTGTATCATCCGCCCTCATTGGTGAACTCGGTGACCCGGAAGGGGCCTCCAACATCGGCGCGCTCATTCCGTTCTTCATGATGGTTCTAATGGCCAAGGGCTTCATCATCGCCACGCCGTTCATCGTTCGCGCGATCTCCGGCAACATCATGATGCCCGCCCTCTCCGGTGGTCTCGTCGGCGGCTACAGCTTTGCCCGCGCCGCAATGGGCAGCCAGCAGGCCTACAATCGCTATCTGATCGGCGGGTCAAGTGGCGCGGAATACGCAGCCCTCAGGACGCGGCAGTTTTTTGGTGTGCAGCAGATGCCAGTGCGGCAAGGGATAGGACAGACGGGTCAGGCAAGCGGCACAGGGTCACCGGGGGCCGGGTCTCAAATGTTGGCACAGCTGGCCCGGTTGGGAAGGTTGGGGCGGAGGTAA
- a CDS encoding TrbG/VirB9 family P-type conjugative transfer protein has protein sequence MLIALLPGLAFAEATPRGGPNDNRVRLATYQEGQVYRLNVSLTHVTTVEFGEGESIRSIIAGDTEGFEIDGVPGGQAFAIKPVARGVHTNVTVYTNRRSYYFNVQEIRSPTFYVVQFRYPEDNTRPTRAIAAQAPNYNYGASARTEFTPTRVWDDGTFTYFDFPRNAPVPAIFRYANGRERTVNSQATEDGVIRVSGVNRQWVLRIGEEVVCIEATPPAGIGS, from the coding sequence TTGCTGATTGCCCTATTGCCCGGCCTCGCCTTCGCCGAAGCCACCCCGCGCGGCGGTCCCAACGACAATCGGGTGCGCTTGGCCACCTACCAGGAGGGCCAGGTCTATCGTCTTAATGTCTCGCTGACCCATGTCACCACTGTCGAGTTCGGCGAGGGAGAAAGCATCCGCTCGATCATCGCCGGCGACACGGAGGGCTTCGAGATTGATGGCGTCCCGGGCGGGCAGGCCTTCGCGATCAAGCCCGTCGCGCGCGGTGTCCATACCAACGTGACCGTCTATACCAACCGCCGCAGCTACTACTTCAACGTCCAGGAGATCCGCAGCCCGACCTTTTACGTGGTCCAGTTCCGCTACCCCGAGGACAATACACGTCCGACGCGTGCCATCGCCGCCCAAGCGCCGAACTACAATTACGGTGCCAGCGCGCGCACCGAGTTCACCCCGACCCGCGTCTGGGATGACGGAACCTTCACGTATTTCGATTTCCCGCGGAACGCGCCGGTGCCGGCGATCTTCCGCTACGCGAATGGCCGAGAACGGACGGTCAACAGTCAAGCGACCGAGGACGGCGTGATCCGGGTCTCCGGGGTGAACCGACAATGGGTGCTGCGGATCGGGGAGGAGGTGGTCTGCATCGAGGCCACACCGCCTGCGGGGATAGGATCATGA